Proteins encoded by one window of Culicoides brevitarsis isolate CSIRO-B50_1 chromosome 2, AGI_CSIRO_Cbre_v1, whole genome shotgun sequence:
- the LOC134831694 gene encoding protein G12-like — translation MTYVHLQTVTFIFILSMVRFCTALDDFYKIREEKTTFSHLENEGDFATDIPVSTPESTDLLIGTLQMDLYEFVDLVPVHEVNEILERYYISDTSIRKVYDFIGKYNYSFVDTKLTELIEVKRALRFFKRKNINLDEFKQYLYERFGPHKINITFETIKYSNYSGFYAMVDDILDEIPHDELVTLFFEKMETSNDFSDFLNWIGGEDFEEMKNALRLNKEVQRFVFGLRNNGVDIIKLFNILKNYFGFGFK, via the exons ATGACTTACGTACATTTACAAACAgtaacttttatatttatattatcaaTGGTTAGATTTTGCACCGCTTTAGAtgatttctataaaattaggGAAGAAAAAACGACATTTTCACATCTAGAAAATGAAGGTGATTTCGCAACAGATATACCAGTATCTACACCAGAATCTACTGATCTCTTAATAGGAACATTACAAATGGACCTTTACGAATTTGTTGATTTGGTTCCTGTTCATGAAGTTAATGAAATACTAGAAAGATACTATATATCTGACACAAGTATCCGTAAAGTATATGACTTTATAGGAAAATACAATTACTCATTTGTAGACACAAAATTGACCGAACTAATTGAAGTAAAAAGAGcacttcgattttttaaaagaaaaaatattaatttagatGAATTTAAGCAATATTTATATGAACGGTTCGGAccacacaaaattaatataacgTTTGAAACCATCAAATATTCTAATTATAGCGGATTCTATGCTATGGTTGATGACATCTTAGATGAAATACCTCATGACGAGTTGGTTACattattctttgaaaaaatggaaacaagtaatgatttttctgattttttaaactgGATTGGAGGTGAGGACTTCGAAGAAATGAAAAACGCACTTCGc ttaaaCAAGGAAGTACAAAGATTTGTCTTTGGCTTACGGAACAATGGAGTCGAcattataaaattgttcaatattttaaaaaattattttggatttgGCTTTAAATag
- the LOC134829569 gene encoding semaphorin-2A isoform X2 — protein MLLLLVMFMLPYSAKCDYENTWNFYYEQPCCSTYSLSGGSHHLRHHRDHVKEFTCGKMFYRTFYMDEKRDSLYVGAMDRVFKLDLKNISKAGCERNHILLEPTGSDVVNCVSKGKSQLFDCRNHIRVVQPMENGNRLYVCGTNAHNPKDVVIYSNLTHLPRSEYVPGIGLGIAKCPYDPLDNSTAIYVENGNPGDLPALYSGTNAEFTKADTVIFRTDLYNMTSGRKEYNFRRTLKYDSKWLDKPNFVGSFDIGEYVYFFFRETAVEYINCGKAVYSRVARVCKKDTGGKNILSQNWATYLKARLNCSINGEFPFYFNEIQAVYQLPNDKTKFYATFTTSTNGLVGSAVCSYNIEDIKEAFEGKFKEQASSNSAWLPVLKSKLPEPRPGTCVNDTQTLPDTVLNFIRSHPLMDKAVDHEHATPVFYKRDLVFTKLVVDRIRIELLNQEYMVFYIGTNEGRIYKIVQFLKNGESKSKLLDIFEIAQNEAIQVMELSQTRKSLYVGTDHRIKQIDLSMCNRRYDNCFRCVKDPYCGWDKETNVCKPYELGLLQDVGNETYDICDTSVLKKKIVVTYGQSVHLGCYVKVPEVLKDQQVTWYHHSKEKGRYEIKYSPTKYIETTERGLVIISVNEADGGRYDCHLGGSLLCSYNITVDAHRCTPPNKSNDYQKIYSDWCHEFEKYKSAMKTWEKKQAQCSSSRQNLSTVQHPNDVFNKNMCNNFKEY, from the exons ATGTTACTACTTTTAGTGATGTTCATGCTACCATATTCAGCAAAATGtgattatgaaaatacatggaatttttattatgaacaaCCTTGTTGTAGCACTTATAGTCTCAGTGGAGGCTCACATCATTTACGACATCATAGAG atcatGTAAAAGAATTCACAtgtggaaaaatgttttatagaaCATTTTATATGGATGAAAAACGCGATTCACTCTATGTTGGCGCAAT GGATCGAGTATTTAaacttgatttaaaaaatataagtaaaGCAGGTTGTGAG AGAAATCATATTTTGCTGGAACCAACTGGATCTGATGTTGTAAATTGTGTATCAAAGGGAAAAAGTCAA ctttttgacTGTAGGAATCACATACGAGTAGTACAACCGATGGAAAATGGAAATAGATTATATGTTTGCGGTACAAATGCTCACAACCCCAAAGATGTTGTTATATAT TCGAATTTAACTCATTTACCACGGTCTGAATATGTTCCTGGAATCGGTCTCGGTATAGCAAAATGTCCATACGATCCGTTAGATAATTCAACAGCGATCTACGTAGAGAATGGAAATCCTGGAGACTTGCCAGCATTG tattcCGGTACCAATGCAGAATTTACTAAGGCTGACACTGTAATATTTAGAACAGATTTATATAATATGACATCAGGAAGAAAAGAATACAACTTTAGAAGaacattaaaatatgattCAAAATGGCTGGATA agcCAAATTTCGTTGGATCATTTGATATAGGAGAATATGtttatttcttctttcgtGAAACAGCTGTTGAATATATTAACTGTGGAAAGGCAGTATATTCTAGAGTAGCACGTGTTTGTAAAAAAGATACAGGAGGAAAGAATATTCTCAGCCAGAATTGGGCAACCTATTTAAAAGCTCGTTTAAATTGTAGCATCAATGGAGAATTtccgttttattttaatgaaatccaGGCAGTTTATCAGTTACCGAATgataagacaaaattttatgctaCATTTACCACTAGTACCAATGGCTTAGTTGGATCTGCTGTTTGTAGCTACAACATAGAAGATATTAAAGAAgcttttgaaggaaaatttaaggaaCAGGCATCTAGTAACTCAGCGTGGCTGCcagttttaaaatcaaaactacCCGAACCACGACCTGGAACCTGTGTAAACGACACACAAACACTGCCTGACACAgtacttaattttattcgatCTCATCCATTAATGGATAAAGCAGTAGATCATGAGCATGCAACTCCAGTATTTTACAAACGAGATCTAGTATTTACAAAACTTGTAGTTGACAg aattcgtATAGAGTTATTAAATCAAGAGTATATGGTGTTTTACATTGGTACAAATGAAGggagaatttataaaattgtccaatttttaaaaaatggagaatctaaatcaaaattattagacatttttgaaattgcacAGAATGAAGCAATTCAAGTTATGGAACTAAGCCAAACTCGTAAATCATTGTATGTGGGAACAGACCATCGCATCAAACAAATCGATCTAAGCATGTGTAATCGACGTTATGATAATTGCTTCAGATGTGTCAAAGATCCATACTGTGGTTGGGATAAGGAAACAAATGTTTGCAAGCCCTATGAGTTGGGATTATTACAg GATGTTGGTAATGAGACCTACGACATTTGTGATACTAgtgtattaaaaaagaaaattgtcgtCACATACGGACAAAGTGTCCACCTCGGATGTTATGTCAAAGTTCCGGAAGTTCTTAAGGATCAACAAGTAACATGGTATCatcattcaaaagaaaaaggaag GTATGAAATAAAGTACAGTCCCACCAAATACATTGAAACCACCGAACGTGGACTAGTGATCATTTCTGTAAATGAGGCAGATGGAGGAAGATATGATTGTCATCTAGGTGGATCATTGCTCTGTAGTTATAATATAACAGTAGATGCTCATAG gtGTACTCCTCCAAATAAAAGCAATGattatcagaaaatttattcagattGGTGTCATGAGTTTGAAAAGTATAAGTCAGCAATGAAAACATGGGAGAAAAAACAAGCA cAATGTTCTTCCAGCAGACAAAACCTAAGTACTGTCCAACATCCAAATgatgtatttaataaaaacatg tgtaataattttaaagagtattaa
- the LOC134829569 gene encoding semaphorin-2A isoform X4 gives MLLLLVMFMLPYSAKCDYENTWNFYYEQPCCSTYSLSGGSHHLRHHRDHVKEFTCGKMFYRTFYMDEKRDSLYVGAMDRVFKLDLKNISKAGCERNHILLEPTGSDVVNCVSKGKSQLFDCRNHIRVVQPMENGNRLYVCGTNAHNPKDVVIYSNLTHLPRSEYVPGIGLGIAKCPYDPLDNSTAIYVENGNPGDLPALYSGTNAEFTKADTVIFRTDLYNMTSGRKEYNFRRTLKYDSKWLDKPNFVGSFDIGEYVYFFFRETAVEYINCGKAVYSRVARVCKKDTGGKNILSQNWATYLKARLNCSINGEFPFYFNEIQAVYQLPNDKTKFYATFTTSTNGLVGSAVCSYNIEDIKEAFEGKFKEQASSNSAWLPVLKSKLPEPRPGTCVNDTQTLPDTVLNFIRSHPLMDKAVDHEHATPVFYKRDLVFTKLVVDRIRIELLNQEYMVFYIGTNEGRIYKIVQFLKNGESKSKLLDIFEIAQNEAIQVMELSQTRKSLYVGTDHRIKQIDLSMCNRRYDNCFRCVKDPYCGWDKETNVCKPYELGLLQDVGNETYDICDTSVLKKKIVVTYGQSVHLGCYVKVPEVLKDQQVTWYHHSKEKGRYEIKYSPTKYIETTERGLVIISVNEADGGRYDCHLGGSLLCSYNITVDAHRCTPPNKSNDYQKIYSDWCHEFEKYKSAMKTWEKKQAQCSSSRQNLSTVQHPNDVFNKNMY, from the exons ATGTTACTACTTTTAGTGATGTTCATGCTACCATATTCAGCAAAATGtgattatgaaaatacatggaatttttattatgaacaaCCTTGTTGTAGCACTTATAGTCTCAGTGGAGGCTCACATCATTTACGACATCATAGAG atcatGTAAAAGAATTCACAtgtggaaaaatgttttatagaaCATTTTATATGGATGAAAAACGCGATTCACTCTATGTTGGCGCAAT GGATCGAGTATTTAaacttgatttaaaaaatataagtaaaGCAGGTTGTGAG AGAAATCATATTTTGCTGGAACCAACTGGATCTGATGTTGTAAATTGTGTATCAAAGGGAAAAAGTCAA ctttttgacTGTAGGAATCACATACGAGTAGTACAACCGATGGAAAATGGAAATAGATTATATGTTTGCGGTACAAATGCTCACAACCCCAAAGATGTTGTTATATAT TCGAATTTAACTCATTTACCACGGTCTGAATATGTTCCTGGAATCGGTCTCGGTATAGCAAAATGTCCATACGATCCGTTAGATAATTCAACAGCGATCTACGTAGAGAATGGAAATCCTGGAGACTTGCCAGCATTG tattcCGGTACCAATGCAGAATTTACTAAGGCTGACACTGTAATATTTAGAACAGATTTATATAATATGACATCAGGAAGAAAAGAATACAACTTTAGAAGaacattaaaatatgattCAAAATGGCTGGATA agcCAAATTTCGTTGGATCATTTGATATAGGAGAATATGtttatttcttctttcgtGAAACAGCTGTTGAATATATTAACTGTGGAAAGGCAGTATATTCTAGAGTAGCACGTGTTTGTAAAAAAGATACAGGAGGAAAGAATATTCTCAGCCAGAATTGGGCAACCTATTTAAAAGCTCGTTTAAATTGTAGCATCAATGGAGAATTtccgttttattttaatgaaatccaGGCAGTTTATCAGTTACCGAATgataagacaaaattttatgctaCATTTACCACTAGTACCAATGGCTTAGTTGGATCTGCTGTTTGTAGCTACAACATAGAAGATATTAAAGAAgcttttgaaggaaaatttaaggaaCAGGCATCTAGTAACTCAGCGTGGCTGCcagttttaaaatcaaaactacCCGAACCACGACCTGGAACCTGTGTAAACGACACACAAACACTGCCTGACACAgtacttaattttattcgatCTCATCCATTAATGGATAAAGCAGTAGATCATGAGCATGCAACTCCAGTATTTTACAAACGAGATCTAGTATTTACAAAACTTGTAGTTGACAg aattcgtATAGAGTTATTAAATCAAGAGTATATGGTGTTTTACATTGGTACAAATGAAGggagaatttataaaattgtccaatttttaaaaaatggagaatctaaatcaaaattattagacatttttgaaattgcacAGAATGAAGCAATTCAAGTTATGGAACTAAGCCAAACTCGTAAATCATTGTATGTGGGAACAGACCATCGCATCAAACAAATCGATCTAAGCATGTGTAATCGACGTTATGATAATTGCTTCAGATGTGTCAAAGATCCATACTGTGGTTGGGATAAGGAAACAAATGTTTGCAAGCCCTATGAGTTGGGATTATTACAg GATGTTGGTAATGAGACCTACGACATTTGTGATACTAgtgtattaaaaaagaaaattgtcgtCACATACGGACAAAGTGTCCACCTCGGATGTTATGTCAAAGTTCCGGAAGTTCTTAAGGATCAACAAGTAACATGGTATCatcattcaaaagaaaaaggaag GTATGAAATAAAGTACAGTCCCACCAAATACATTGAAACCACCGAACGTGGACTAGTGATCATTTCTGTAAATGAGGCAGATGGAGGAAGATATGATTGTCATCTAGGTGGATCATTGCTCTGTAGTTATAATATAACAGTAGATGCTCATAG gtGTACTCCTCCAAATAAAAGCAATGattatcagaaaatttattcagattGGTGTCATGAGTTTGAAAAGTATAAGTCAGCAATGAAAACATGGGAGAAAAAACAAGCA cAATGTTCTTCCAGCAGACAAAACCTAAGTACTGTCCAACATCCAAATgatgtatttaataaaaacatg tattaa
- the LOC134829569 gene encoding semaphorin-2A isoform X3 produces the protein MLLLLVMFMLPYSAKCDYENTWNFYYEQPCCSTYSLSGGSHHLRHHRDHVKEFTCGKMFYRTFYMDEKRDSLYVGAMDRVFKLDLKNISKAGCERNHILLEPTGSDVVNCVSKGKSQLFDCRNHIRVVQPMENGNRLYVCGTNAHNPKDVVIYSNLTHLPRSEYVPGIGLGIAKCPYDPLDNSTAIYVENGNPGDLPALYSGTNAEFTKADTVIFRTDLYNMTSGRKEYNFRRTLKYDSKWLDKPNFVGSFDIGEYVYFFFRETAVEYINCGKAVYSRVARVCKKDTGGKNILSQNWATYLKARLNCSINGEFPFYFNEIQAVYQLPNDKTKFYATFTTSTNGLVGSAVCSYNIEDIKEAFEGKFKEQASSNSAWLPVLKSKLPEPRPGTCVNDTQTLPDTVLNFIRSHPLMDKAVDHEHATPVFYKRDLVFTKLVVDRIRIELLNQEYMVFYIGTNEGRIYKIVQFLKNGESKSKLLDIFEIAQNEAIQVMELSQTRKSLYVGTDHRIKQIDLSMCNRRYDNCFRCVKDPYCGWDKETNVCKPYELGLLQDVGNETYDICDTSVLKKKIVVTYGQSVHLGCYVKVPEVLKDQQVTWYHHSKEKGRYEIKYSPTKYIETTERGLVIISVNEADGGRYDCHLGGSLLCSYNITVDAHRCTPPNKSNDYQKIYSDWCHEFEKYKSAMKTWEKKQAQCSSSRQNLSTVQHPNDVFNKNMN, from the exons ATGTTACTACTTTTAGTGATGTTCATGCTACCATATTCAGCAAAATGtgattatgaaaatacatggaatttttattatgaacaaCCTTGTTGTAGCACTTATAGTCTCAGTGGAGGCTCACATCATTTACGACATCATAGAG atcatGTAAAAGAATTCACAtgtggaaaaatgttttatagaaCATTTTATATGGATGAAAAACGCGATTCACTCTATGTTGGCGCAAT GGATCGAGTATTTAaacttgatttaaaaaatataagtaaaGCAGGTTGTGAG AGAAATCATATTTTGCTGGAACCAACTGGATCTGATGTTGTAAATTGTGTATCAAAGGGAAAAAGTCAA ctttttgacTGTAGGAATCACATACGAGTAGTACAACCGATGGAAAATGGAAATAGATTATATGTTTGCGGTACAAATGCTCACAACCCCAAAGATGTTGTTATATAT TCGAATTTAACTCATTTACCACGGTCTGAATATGTTCCTGGAATCGGTCTCGGTATAGCAAAATGTCCATACGATCCGTTAGATAATTCAACAGCGATCTACGTAGAGAATGGAAATCCTGGAGACTTGCCAGCATTG tattcCGGTACCAATGCAGAATTTACTAAGGCTGACACTGTAATATTTAGAACAGATTTATATAATATGACATCAGGAAGAAAAGAATACAACTTTAGAAGaacattaaaatatgattCAAAATGGCTGGATA agcCAAATTTCGTTGGATCATTTGATATAGGAGAATATGtttatttcttctttcgtGAAACAGCTGTTGAATATATTAACTGTGGAAAGGCAGTATATTCTAGAGTAGCACGTGTTTGTAAAAAAGATACAGGAGGAAAGAATATTCTCAGCCAGAATTGGGCAACCTATTTAAAAGCTCGTTTAAATTGTAGCATCAATGGAGAATTtccgttttattttaatgaaatccaGGCAGTTTATCAGTTACCGAATgataagacaaaattttatgctaCATTTACCACTAGTACCAATGGCTTAGTTGGATCTGCTGTTTGTAGCTACAACATAGAAGATATTAAAGAAgcttttgaaggaaaatttaaggaaCAGGCATCTAGTAACTCAGCGTGGCTGCcagttttaaaatcaaaactacCCGAACCACGACCTGGAACCTGTGTAAACGACACACAAACACTGCCTGACACAgtacttaattttattcgatCTCATCCATTAATGGATAAAGCAGTAGATCATGAGCATGCAACTCCAGTATTTTACAAACGAGATCTAGTATTTACAAAACTTGTAGTTGACAg aattcgtATAGAGTTATTAAATCAAGAGTATATGGTGTTTTACATTGGTACAAATGAAGggagaatttataaaattgtccaatttttaaaaaatggagaatctaaatcaaaattattagacatttttgaaattgcacAGAATGAAGCAATTCAAGTTATGGAACTAAGCCAAACTCGTAAATCATTGTATGTGGGAACAGACCATCGCATCAAACAAATCGATCTAAGCATGTGTAATCGACGTTATGATAATTGCTTCAGATGTGTCAAAGATCCATACTGTGGTTGGGATAAGGAAACAAATGTTTGCAAGCCCTATGAGTTGGGATTATTACAg GATGTTGGTAATGAGACCTACGACATTTGTGATACTAgtgtattaaaaaagaaaattgtcgtCACATACGGACAAAGTGTCCACCTCGGATGTTATGTCAAAGTTCCGGAAGTTCTTAAGGATCAACAAGTAACATGGTATCatcattcaaaagaaaaaggaag GTATGAAATAAAGTACAGTCCCACCAAATACATTGAAACCACCGAACGTGGACTAGTGATCATTTCTGTAAATGAGGCAGATGGAGGAAGATATGATTGTCATCTAGGTGGATCATTGCTCTGTAGTTATAATATAACAGTAGATGCTCATAG gtGTACTCCTCCAAATAAAAGCAATGattatcagaaaatttattcagattGGTGTCATGAGTTTGAAAAGTATAAGTCAGCAATGAAAACATGGGAGAAAAAACAAGCA cAATGTTCTTCCAGCAGACAAAACCTAAGTACTGTCCAACATCCAAATgatgtatttaataaaaacatg aactgA
- the LOC134829569 gene encoding semaphorin-2A isoform X1, which translates to MLLLLVMFMLPYSAKCDYENTWNFYYEQPCCSTYSLSGGSHHLRHHRDHVKEFTCGKMFYRTFYMDEKRDSLYVGAMDRVFKLDLKNISKAGCERNHILLEPTGSDVVNCVSKGKSQLFDCRNHIRVVQPMENGNRLYVCGTNAHNPKDVVIYSNLTHLPRSEYVPGIGLGIAKCPYDPLDNSTAIYVENGNPGDLPALYSGTNAEFTKADTVIFRTDLYNMTSGRKEYNFRRTLKYDSKWLDKPNFVGSFDIGEYVYFFFRETAVEYINCGKAVYSRVARVCKKDTGGKNILSQNWATYLKARLNCSINGEFPFYFNEIQAVYQLPNDKTKFYATFTTSTNGLVGSAVCSYNIEDIKEAFEGKFKEQASSNSAWLPVLKSKLPEPRPGTCVNDTQTLPDTVLNFIRSHPLMDKAVDHEHATPVFYKRDLVFTKLVVDRIRIELLNQEYMVFYIGTNEGRIYKIVQFLKNGESKSKLLDIFEIAQNEAIQVMELSQTRKSLYVGTDHRIKQIDLSMCNRRYDNCFRCVKDPYCGWDKETNVCKPYELGLLQDVGNETYDICDTSVLKKKIVVTYGQSVHLGCYVKVPEVLKDQQVTWYHHSKEKGRYEIKYSPTKYIETTERGLVIISVNEADGGRYDCHLGGSLLCSYNITVDAHRCTPPNKSNDYQKIYSDWCHEFEKYKSAMKTWEKKQAQCSSSRQNLSTVQHPNDVFNKNMHFFTQKNQN; encoded by the exons ATGTTACTACTTTTAGTGATGTTCATGCTACCATATTCAGCAAAATGtgattatgaaaatacatggaatttttattatgaacaaCCTTGTTGTAGCACTTATAGTCTCAGTGGAGGCTCACATCATTTACGACATCATAGAG atcatGTAAAAGAATTCACAtgtggaaaaatgttttatagaaCATTTTATATGGATGAAAAACGCGATTCACTCTATGTTGGCGCAAT GGATCGAGTATTTAaacttgatttaaaaaatataagtaaaGCAGGTTGTGAG AGAAATCATATTTTGCTGGAACCAACTGGATCTGATGTTGTAAATTGTGTATCAAAGGGAAAAAGTCAA ctttttgacTGTAGGAATCACATACGAGTAGTACAACCGATGGAAAATGGAAATAGATTATATGTTTGCGGTACAAATGCTCACAACCCCAAAGATGTTGTTATATAT TCGAATTTAACTCATTTACCACGGTCTGAATATGTTCCTGGAATCGGTCTCGGTATAGCAAAATGTCCATACGATCCGTTAGATAATTCAACAGCGATCTACGTAGAGAATGGAAATCCTGGAGACTTGCCAGCATTG tattcCGGTACCAATGCAGAATTTACTAAGGCTGACACTGTAATATTTAGAACAGATTTATATAATATGACATCAGGAAGAAAAGAATACAACTTTAGAAGaacattaaaatatgattCAAAATGGCTGGATA agcCAAATTTCGTTGGATCATTTGATATAGGAGAATATGtttatttcttctttcgtGAAACAGCTGTTGAATATATTAACTGTGGAAAGGCAGTATATTCTAGAGTAGCACGTGTTTGTAAAAAAGATACAGGAGGAAAGAATATTCTCAGCCAGAATTGGGCAACCTATTTAAAAGCTCGTTTAAATTGTAGCATCAATGGAGAATTtccgttttattttaatgaaatccaGGCAGTTTATCAGTTACCGAATgataagacaaaattttatgctaCATTTACCACTAGTACCAATGGCTTAGTTGGATCTGCTGTTTGTAGCTACAACATAGAAGATATTAAAGAAgcttttgaaggaaaatttaaggaaCAGGCATCTAGTAACTCAGCGTGGCTGCcagttttaaaatcaaaactacCCGAACCACGACCTGGAACCTGTGTAAACGACACACAAACACTGCCTGACACAgtacttaattttattcgatCTCATCCATTAATGGATAAAGCAGTAGATCATGAGCATGCAACTCCAGTATTTTACAAACGAGATCTAGTATTTACAAAACTTGTAGTTGACAg aattcgtATAGAGTTATTAAATCAAGAGTATATGGTGTTTTACATTGGTACAAATGAAGggagaatttataaaattgtccaatttttaaaaaatggagaatctaaatcaaaattattagacatttttgaaattgcacAGAATGAAGCAATTCAAGTTATGGAACTAAGCCAAACTCGTAAATCATTGTATGTGGGAACAGACCATCGCATCAAACAAATCGATCTAAGCATGTGTAATCGACGTTATGATAATTGCTTCAGATGTGTCAAAGATCCATACTGTGGTTGGGATAAGGAAACAAATGTTTGCAAGCCCTATGAGTTGGGATTATTACAg GATGTTGGTAATGAGACCTACGACATTTGTGATACTAgtgtattaaaaaagaaaattgtcgtCACATACGGACAAAGTGTCCACCTCGGATGTTATGTCAAAGTTCCGGAAGTTCTTAAGGATCAACAAGTAACATGGTATCatcattcaaaagaaaaaggaag GTATGAAATAAAGTACAGTCCCACCAAATACATTGAAACCACCGAACGTGGACTAGTGATCATTTCTGTAAATGAGGCAGATGGAGGAAGATATGATTGTCATCTAGGTGGATCATTGCTCTGTAGTTATAATATAACAGTAGATGCTCATAG gtGTACTCCTCCAAATAAAAGCAATGattatcagaaaatttattcagattGGTGTCATGAGTTTGAAAAGTATAAGTCAGCAATGAAAACATGGGAGAAAAAACAAGCA cAATGTTCTTCCAGCAGACAAAACCTAAGTACTGTCCAACATCCAAATgatgtatttaataaaaacatg catttttttacgcaaaaaaatcagaactgA
- the LOC134830225 gene encoding dystrobrevin beta, producing the protein MDRHDLQLQSFDVIRFASYRTACKLRFVQKFCNLHLVDVWNIIESFRENGLNSLEPTNEISVSKLETLISSLYHNLNKRLPIQQQISVESKASVLLNWLLSAYFGSECGKIRVFSIKIALAIMCAGKLVDKLRYIFSQISDGAGHLIHWKSASFLKDLLALPAAVFESPSFYYRDGLETEFFPLNSRITVNDFIATLIVEPGPPCLVWLLLLQKLATVESVVHNTTCSVCSKESFTGFRYRCQRCHNYIMCQDCFWIGRTTGEHKNDHEVKEYSTFKSPSKQTLSSLRKSFRCYPEKSTQALPRFPEHPEKTLNLSHIVPPSPLPAHNKFSIHNGMTDCISNKSMGISNDSTLSNNFLSGDEEHKLIARYAAKLAQEDLSSTEHQVSSVLCIDDAQHQREIIAELENKNKEIMKEIQKLRRQEETDIESGINGENDGGLMTELRALRQRKGELEGHLGALQDSRRHLMSQLEGLMRMLKSHQITSPKSSPNSSPRSSRSPPINQHVSQIGEFE; encoded by the exons ATGGATCGCCATGATTTACAGCTTCAATCATTTGATGTGATACGTTTTGCTTCTTATCGAACAGCCTGTAAATTaagatttgttcaaaaattctgTAATTTACATTTAGTTGATGTCTGGAACATCAtag aatcttTTAGAGAAAATGGTCTTAATTCATTGGAACCCACAAATGAAATTTCAGTTTCTAAATTAGAAACATTGATTTCATCGCTATatcataatttaaacaaacgtTTACCGATCCAGCAACAGATATCGGTAGAATCAAAAGCAAGTGTTCTATTAAATTGGTTATTGTCAGCATATTTTGGGTCTGAGTGTGGCAAAATTCgagttttttcaattaagatTGCTTTAGCAATTATGTGTGCTGGTAAACTAGTTGATAAACTTAGATACATATTCTCTCAAATATCTGATGGAGCGGGACATTTGATCCATTGGAAATCAGCgtcatttttaaaagatttactTGCTTTACCTGCTGCAGTTTTCGAGTCTCCATCATTTTACTATCGTGATGGACTAGAAACTGAATTCTTTCCTTTAAACAGTAGGATAACCGTCAATGATTTCATTGCCACACTAATTGTTGAGCCTGGACCACCTTGTCTTGTTTGGTTATTACTGTTGCAAAAGCTTGCTACTGTCGAATCTGTTGTTCATAATACTACATGTTCTGTTTGTAGTAAAGAAAGTTTTACGGGATTCCGTTATCGTTGTCAACGATGTCATAACTACATCATGTGTCAGGACTGTTTTTGGATTGGTCGGACTACAGGTGAACATAAAAATGATCATGAGGTCAAAGAGTATTCCACTTTTAAAAGTCCTAGTAAGCAAACATTGAGTAGTTTAAGAAAGAGTTTTAGATGTTATCCAGAAAAATCAACACAAGCACTGCCACGTTTTCCAGAGCATCCTGAGAAAACTCTTAACTTGTCACATATTGTTCCTCCATCTCCG ctaCCTGCtcataacaaattttcaatccaCAACGGAATGACTGATTGTATCAGTAATAAGTCAATGGGTATTTCAAATGATAGTACtctatcaaataattttttatcaggcGATGAGGAACACAAACTGATTGCAAGATATGCTGCAAAATTAGCACAAGAAGATCTTTCGTCGACTGAGCATCAGGTTTCTAGTGTTTTATGCATTGATGATGCTCAACATCAAAGAGAGATTATTGCAGAAttggaaaacaaaaataaagaaataatgaaagaaatccaaaaattaagaagacaAGAAGAAACAGATATTGAAAGTGGTATAAATGGAGAAAATGACGGAGGGCTTATGACTGAACTTCGAGCATTGCGTCAACGAAAG GGAGAGCTTGAAGGTCATTTAGGAGCTTTACAGGACTCACGTCGACATTTAATGTCTCAACTTGAAGGATTAATGCGCATGTTAAAAAGCCATCAGATAACAAGTCCAAAGTCTTCTCCAAACTCTAGTCCTAGGTCATCCAGGAGTCCACCAATAAATCAACATGTGTCACAAATTGGAGAATTTGAATAG